TGGTGTCAGTTGCATGGGTGGAGGTTGTTCTCCAAAGCCTTGAACTGAAGGAGGGAGATGGGGAGAGGGCTGCTGCGTTTTCTTTGCAAGGCATCTTATTTTCTTGAAACCGGTTCCacttctcccccctcccacGGGCAGGCTGGATGAGCACCCGAGCAGCAAGTGGAGCCCGAGGCTGAATCACTTTGAATATCGCAGGCTGCTGGGAAACCTGACAGCAATCTGGATCCGAGCCACCTTTGGGGAGTACAGTAAGTTGGAGGAGAGCTTGCAAGCATTAGGTTGACTTCTTGTTGCTGGAGGTGCCAAGTCTCCAGATGGAGGCACCTTTTCTAAAAGgtagtaaaataataataaaaataaaagtagtgcCTTAAGATGGGCAAAATATAATTATGGAGAGATTAAGCAGGATGGCAACGGTGGGGACAGCAAAGCCTGGGCTCCAGTCTATCTGCCCATGGGTTTGCAATGAAACACACGACCTGCGCAGGTCCCGGGTGCAGGGGACTTACAGGTGAACCAGCTCTGTCTCCCTCCAGGCACCGGCTACATCGACAACGTCACCCTGGTGTCGGCGCAGCCCGTGGCTGGCGTCCCTGCGCCCTGGGTAGAGCACTGCGAGTGCCCGGCGGGGTACGGGGGGCAGTTCTGCGAGAGGTGTGCCCCTGGCTACCGCAGGGGTGACCCCCACCTGGGGCCCTTCAGCATCTGTATGCCGTGCAACTGCCAGGGGGGAGGAATTTGTGATCCTGACACCGGTAAGAGAAGCCACCGCCACGCTGTGCTTGTAGGGTGTATGGGATCACAGGGTGGCTGCCTGCTTCCCAAGAACTGAATTAcagggggggggtgtggggcaCTGAATGGGGTGAGATCACTGACTTGGGGGGCTGGAGTGTGGGGAACATCATGGACAAAACTCCCCAGAGCCTAGAGATGCTGCAGTCAGAAATATGGGTAAGATGCATTTGGACCAAATCAGGTTTAGATAATGCTCATTCGAGAGAGAAAAAGCATCTCCTACTGCCTGGatagcattaaaaatatgtcttctgaccttttcttttaaaggtaaGCACGGTAACTTGTCAGGCTgaatggggctctgagcaacctgatctagttgaagatgtccctgctcactgcaggggggttggactagatggcctttaaaggtcctttcccacccaaaccgttctatgattctatgtggTGTGAGTAGATATCAACCATATGATCATGTTTTGTTAAAATAGCCCACAGTGTTGCCATGTAAAGTCAAAGTAATGTGAAATTAAGCTATCGGTATTTTCCAAGTCTGAGTTGGAATTTCTAAAAATCTGAGCATTGAACAGGAAGCACAAAAAGCAATGTGTGGCTCCTTGGGAGCTATGTGAGCTGTGACAAATGAGATACAGCCACCTTTGGGTGGTGATGGCCAGCCTTCCCGCCCTGGGATGGGCTCCTGGTGGGGTCTCGCTGGGCTTCCATTGCAGGAGCAGGACATGGTCCTTCCTGCGTGGTGAGGGACTGATGGGCAGAGCAATGGAGCACTTATGGGCAGGCGTGGGGATCTCAAGGAGTCCAGTGGAAGATGCTGGAACATGGGTGcttgtgctgctgtgggtggcATGGCCACCAGTGAAGGGTAGCCAGGAGGTGGATTGGTGGAGGGTGTCCCACTGGGGGTGAAAGCAAACTGCCCTAagccctttccttcctccttcagGCGAATGCTACTCGGGAGATGAAAACGTGGCCAACAGTGTCAGCTGCCCCTTCGGCTTCTACCGAGACCCACGGCAGCCGCACAGCTGTAGGGCATGTCCCTGCAGCAACGGCCAAGGCTGCTCGGTGGCACCAGGTGGCGAGGAGGTCGTCTGTGACCAATGCCCTCTTGGAGCTGCTGGTAATGCCCTTCTCCAGGttgcttctgctctgcctttctctAGAACTTCTACCTGCTGCACAGGGAGATGCAGGCATCAGCAGGCCAGGATGCTCAGAGCCAGGCAGATCAACCCCTCTTCTCAGCCCGGCTTACCTACGGCACTGCCGCTCCTGCCGGTCAGGGGGTGTTTCAGCCCCAAGGGCTGAGTACACATGCATTGCCCCATCCTGGGAAAGGTTCTTATCTAAACAGATAACGTGGATGGAAAAAGGATGggtggagagggaggggaatagcaaaacagcaaaaaaaaaacccaaacccaaacaagaaGGAAATTACTTACCCAAGGTTAGTTGTTGCACCCAGCTTTTGAGTACCTGCCTAGTGTGTTGTGCATTTGGCGGTGCGGGGAGGGGAGATGATGTTGTGAAGGCCCTGATGGGGTTGAACACCCTCATTTCTGAGGGGCAGGAACAGTGAAGCAGCCTCTGCCTTCTGGGCAAGAGCATGAGCTTCTCCTCACCTCTTCTTTCCCAGGAGCCAACTGCGAGTACTGTGCTGACGGCTATTTTGGAGACCCAGCGGCTTCCCGCGCCTGCCAGCCGTGCCGGTGCAACGGCAACGTGGAGCCCAACGCCGTGGGGAACTGCGACCGCCGGACGGGCGAGTGCCTCAAGTGCATCTACAACACCGCTGGCTTCTACTGCGACCGCTGCAAAGATGGCTTCTTTGGGAACCCCCTGGCCCCCGATCCCGCTGACAAGTGCAGAGGTGAGAGCCAGGCACTGTTTGAGCTGGGGGTGAGTAAGAAAATCCGTGCCAGAGTGCAGAGTGCTTGTTGGGAAATGGGATGCTGCAAAAGTTGAGGCTGGAAAGCGGGAGTAGAGAGCAGGAACTGGAGCAGAGGGGGTAAACGGTGGGAGGAAAGCAGGGGGAGAGGGTGGGTGGAAGGATGTGCTAAGACTTGAGGTGGGGACAGGCTCCTTTTGAACCTGTGCCGCTCTGACCTGCAGCTTGCGCCTGCAACTcagctggtgctgagccctTGAAGTGTGGGAGAGATGGGAGCTGCATCTGCAAGCCCGGCTTTGAGGGTCCCAACTGTGAAGAAAGTGAGTGCCCGGCTTGCTACAGCCAGGTGAAAGCCCAGGTGAGCATctgtgccagccccagggccaCTGAGTGGCTGGGGGTGCAGCGATACACTTAGCCTCAAGCATCTCCTCCTGACCCCCTCAAGCTGCACCTGAACTTTGGGTTTGTACCCAATTCAACCGATAAAAAAACCTGATGACCTAGAACTGCTGGCCTGCTGTGCACCATCCAAGAAATGAGTCCTTGCATTGCTCTCCATCCTCTGGATGGACCGTGGACATGGTTCCCACCCTAGTCTTTCTAAACGTGGGTTTGGCATCTCACCGGCTGATGGCCTGATCTGCTGTGGTTGCAGGTGGACCTGTACCTGcggcagctggcagagctggagctgctgttcTCTGAGGTGCAAGCTGGTGGTGGGGCCGagagccaggagctggaggggaggATGCAGCTGGCTGAGGAGATGCTGAGGAGCATCCTCAGGGAAGCCCTGAGCCTCCAAGGTACCATCTGCCCCCTGCCCTCGGACGGGGCTATCTGTGCTCTATCAGGGGAGAGTTTTGCTGCCTGTGTCTTTTTGCTCAGCAATGAGTTTCTATTCagccttcctctttccttctcacCAGCCTCTGACAGGTCTCTGGAAAGCCGTGTGGGCCGGATGAAGGGGCAAGGGTCCCGTTTCTGGAGCCGCTTGGATGAGATCAAGGCAACAATGGAGAGGCTGAGGTCTCTTGGGAGCCAGTATGAGACACAGGTGCAGGACACCCGGCAGCTGCTGGAAAGAGCCAGGCTGGACCTGGACcgcagcacagctgctctgcgCCGAGTGGTAAGAGCATCCATGTGCAATGTGCTGCTTGTCTAGCCCAGGGCTGAAAAAACTCCATGGAGAAAGCAAGAATTTAACATATTCCAGTTATTACATTTTGTTTGTGAGAGCGGAAAATATTCTGGTGGCCCggtctgcagggctgggagctggagaggaGCTGACGGGGGTGTTCGTGGGGCTGTGGAGGTTTGGTGGGCTGCAGTTGCCGCTTGCTGAACGGGGTGAAGGGCAGCAAAGAGCACTCAtgcctctcttcctccctcctcagaCCGTTCCTGTTTCAAACCTCCCTGGGGGCTCAAATCAGTTCTTGATGCTAGCCCAGGAGGCTCTGAGACTGGCCAACAGGTGAGTGAGTCGCTTCTGCTGTCAGCTGAGAGGGAGGGGAGTGGGACTGAGATCCTGCTGGGCACCCAAGAGGTCCTTTTGGGGGTCCTCGTCTATTCACTaggctgcagctgccaccacctctgtgccagccctgcagcaggggaagatgtggctgctgggctggcttCGCTGCCCTACAGGGCTGCCCTCAGTTGTCTTTCAGGGGGGAGTTGGGTGTGTTCTGGAAGCATCTTTGGGGTCAGAGTTTGGCCCATTGGCAtgggcagcatctcccctggtgCTTCTCTACCCTTGGGAGATACAGGAGGGGCAAGCAAAACGTGGGCGCCCTTCTCCATCACAATGTGTTTCCTGAGAGGGTGTGATCACCGCTGGATACAGTGGTAAAGCGAGGTGGTGGAGAAGACTCGGGTGGGAACCCTTTCTCACGCGCCCCCTCCCCTGTACCCTGCAGCCATGCGCAAGCTGCCAACACCGTAGAGCAAGCCGCGAAGGCGGCGCGGGAGGACGCGCGGCAGGCGCTGCAGCTGGTGCGCACGGCTGCTGGCGGAGAGGCGGCCGCCTCCGGCTCCCTGCGAGGGCTGCTCGGCAAGTGAGTTCAGGCTGCGCTCGCCCGCGTGTCACGGGGGGGTGCGGGAGGGAGGAGTGGGGTGGCCAAGGGTCCGTGCCCACCCAGCTGAGCCGCAGAAATGTGTGGTTGGAGGCAGGGAATCACCCGGACTTGGGTGGCCAGGCAATCTGAGCGGCGGAGGTGCAGGGTGGGCAGCGCTGTGGAGCATCTGCTTCCCACCCCGCAGACCACGCTGCTCCTGCGGGCCCGCCTGCAGCTGCGGGAAGGGGTTTAACACCACGTGGGTGAACGGGCTCCCCGGAGCACCTTCCGCACACGGTTGCAAACTTGGGCTGGGTTTAGCCCCAGGGTGGATTCAGCCCCGCGTTGGCTGGGTGGCTCTCCAGGTTGGGCTGGTGCCTCCTCAGAGCCCGCCATGGCGTGAGGATCTTTCACACCCCTGGGGGGTATGAGCAACAGCCCCGAACAAAGTTATGGAGCTGAATGGGGATGTGTAGGAGGAAACATCCAGCGGTAGGGCAGGGATTAGCAGCACCCAGGTGGAGCCTGTGCTGGTTCAGCTGGTGTGGAGCACGTTTTGTTTCTGGAGTGGGAGTTAGAAGCCAGCGGGTGCCCgctgggcagaggggctgggatgTGGGGGGTGTTTGCAAGTAGCTTTCCCCATGTGATCAATCTGCATGGGGCCTTGGAAAGCACGAACAGGTTAATGTAGGAGGCAGTGTcagtgctgtggtgggaggcTGGCAGCGTGGCTGGTGCAGTGTCCTTCAACCTCACATCCCTACAGGTACGAGGAGGTGAAGTTGCTGGCCGGAGGCCTGAAGGCTGAGGCTGATGGGGTGGCCTCTGACGCAGACAAGGCTTATCAGGGCAGCCTGGTGCTCCTCAACTCCATGTCCCGCCTGACCAAGACTGACATTGGGTCCTTTGAGGTGAGGGCTTTGTGCCTGCGGGACGAGGAGACCCCCTTTTGCTCTCCCCTATGCCCTCCCTACTAGCagctcagcccttcccagggctctgtcCCACTGGAGAGCCATTGGATATGCATCTTCCCACTCTTTTGGCCCTGTAGCTGGCCATGGCAGAAGGAGTAAGAGAGAAGCATCTGTTGCTGCTTGCTGTGGGTCCTGGAGAGCACCAGGAAGATGCTGGGTTCTTCCAAGAGATCCCAGTCACTGCATCTCTGTTTCAGGGGGAGGCAACCCGGCTGAAGCAAGATGCCAGTGCTCTCCTGAGCCTGGTGGACACCTACCTGGCACAgtacaggcagctgcagagccgCACGGGGCGCTGGGAGGAGGAAATCAAGCAGCTGCTGCGGCAGGGAGAGGGCGAGGAGAGCGGTAagaggctggctgggggctgcagcttGGGGCATCTTCAGCCCGAGCTGGAGCCACGGTGCAACGGCCACAGCACCACCACGACCACGGGGacgcagccctgcctgcctgctgcggGGCAGCACCCGTCCTCAGCCGTGCAGCCCCTTGGGCTCGGtttgctggagctggtgggaccCCACCGCATGCACGGAGCTGCCGGGCAGGGTCTCGGCTGCACATCTCCTCCATATGAGGCAGGTTGAAGACCTGCTCCCGGAAAGATCGGAGTCCAGTCAGGGGCTGGTTGAGGAGCACTGGCACAAGCTTCTGCTGACGGATCAGGCTGTGGTAGATGGATTCAGGCATTTGGGAACAGGCTGATGGGTCTCTTCCCCCAGTGTGGCTCCTTGCAGGCTGTTCTGGGACTGTCCAGTGCTCCCGTGCAGTGTCCTTCATCTGTCCTGTCCCTTTGGCCTGTCACAGACACTGACGCAGCTGCTATCCCGAGCCAACCTCGccaggagcacagccctgcaagcCGTCAGCGCTGGCAACGCCACCTTCTACGAGGTGGAACAGATCCTGAAGAGCCTCCGGGGTAATgtcctagaaaaaaaattttcctttcccctcccttgTGGGATCTCACGAAGGCAGCACAGCTTCATTGCTTCATTTCCGCgtgtgtttcttttcaggctTTAACCTGCAAGCAGATGACAAGAGAAGGGAAGCTGAGGATGCCATGAGGAGGCTCCCGATTATCAGCAGCATGGTTGCGAGTGCCAGGGAGAAGACGGACCGAGCTGAAGCTATCCTGGGCACCGCCGCTTCTGAAtccaaggcggccagcagcgcggCAGGGGAAGCGAAGGAGATCACCGCAGGGATCCAGCAGGTGAGGACAGGCTCTGGCCCTGTTGCTGGCAGAAAAGCATTTGGAAGGGAAAACcatggaagaggaggagatggTTGTAACCTTCGTGGTGGACCTGATGCGTTGGTTTTTGGCCTGAGATTTGTCTACAATGGATCCTGCAGATACCAGAGCTGGCTGTAGATGactggggggggcgggggcggggtgGATCTCTGCAGGCACCTTTGTCCCATGCGGATCTCTGTGGTATATCTCTGTAGCCACCTTTTGGTGACCAAGGGGATTTTTCCAGTTCCACAGTCTGAGTCACTGACAGGCTTGTGAACTCCCAAAACTGATGTTGGTGGGTTCAGCTCCCAGATTTGTAATTCCCCAGGGATCTGCTAATATGTGCAGGAGGGCTTGATCCATGGTTGTAGAAAACCCTCTGGAGCAACCGGTGGGAGGACATGAAGGATGCAGGACAGCCTGTGACAATGTTGGGTCCCTGTAAAAGGAACCAGTCTCCACCAGCtccatgtcccagcacacccagaTTGATTTCAGCTGTGCCGTGCCCCTCTGAAGGTGCCTTTGCCTTCTCTAGGAGATTACACGGCTGAAGGTGGAAGCCAACAAGACAGCCGATGGTGTCCTCGCCCTGGAGAAGGCAGTGGCCTCCCTGCAGCGTGAGGCCAAGGAAGTGGATGCTGAATTTACGAGGAAGTTCTCGGAGGTTGaggcagatgctgctgtgaTACAGGAGGTCGGTCCCCATCTTCTTTGCCTTGCCCCCCTTCCCTGTTGACTTTGGGACTAGACTTCACGTGacagctgctgccttgccttCCTCAGACAGCTCAGGAAGCCCAGGAGGTCCACGCCAAGGCTGGCCAGGCAGGGGTGGTCGTGCAGGAGATGTTGAGTGCCCTGGAAGAGCTGCTGCGTCTGATGAGTAGGTTTTGCAATGCTGCTGTAGGGTATGGATGGAGATGGGTCCCCGCTGGGCTCtaggcagggctgctggcagtgtGGTGGGGAGCTGCCTCAGATGGTGCCTGTAAACGGGCCGAGCAACGGAATGGAGATGAAATATCTAGAAAGATCTAGACCTCAGCCTCCATCCatgtttccttcttcctgaTTTTCCTATTTTGCAACAGACCAGCCTGGTGCTGTGGATGAGGATGGCCTGAAGCAGCTTGAGATGAATTTTCGTAaagccaaaaccagaagcaaCCAGCTGAAGGATGAGATGTCGGAGCTGGAGCAGACAGCTGCGCTGCAGAAGGCCCGGGTGCGggtgctggaaagcagcattgATGAGATCCTGGTGGATATTAAGAACCTGGAGGATATCCAGAGGAATCTTCCTCCAGGCTGCTACAACACCAAAGCCATTGAGCTGCCGTGAGCAAGCTCTGGAAAGGCTGCAGCGCCTGCCAGGCTGAAGGCAGGAGAGCCTGGCCCAGCTGCCCTCCCCAAACCTGGTGGCACCGATTGTGCTGAACTGACCCTTATCCTCCAGTTCAGCGTGGCGGCTGAAATTCACGTCATCACGCTGGCTCTGGAGATTCCCTGATTTTTCAAAGTGGTCCGTCCCTCGGTCACGGGAGGAAGGAGATGCCTGGTTGCGTGAAGGTGCTACTGGCTGAAGAACAGCCCGTTCCAACATTTCTCTGAGATGCAGGTGGGGGGTTGCTTGTGTTGTCAGCCTTGGGAGTCTGCACAGTTCAGAGCCTGAAGTTCATGGCTGAGAGGTTCTCTGCCCGCTGTGGATCCCCTCTCCCAGTTtggcacacacacagaaggaCTAGAAGTTGCCTTACTTTTGACACTGCCACTGCCACCCTCCTTCCTCCTTATGTTCTCCAGGGCGTCTTCCTCGCCTTCAGTAGCTCAGGAGGCCAGGAATGAGCACTGTGAGAGGCAGCTGGAAGAGATGAGTTTTGAGCTGTGGCACCGTTGGTGCTTCACGTGgcttcctcctcccagcctgcccagtCCTCACCTTGCTGGGAGTGCTGCTGGCATGGTACGGCTGTGGCTTAGACATTTGGCATCAGGCGCCACTGATGACCCTTTCATAAAGCTGCAGGTCTTCCATGGTGCTTCTCAGTAAGGTGGTTACTGTTCTGCTAAagcggggggagggggcggggggaagagCTGCCAGCTGCTTCCGAGCTTGTAGCGGTGGGCTGGGTGAGGAAGAGGGGGGgtcccaggcacagcaggtTAGCAGAGAGAACTGCTGGGTCTCCTGAAGTGGAAAATCTTTCCTGCTCCACCTGATCCCTTCAGCCAGGAGGAGAGGGTCCCCTTGCTTTCTCCTGCAGTTCTTTTCAAGTCCCAAAGCCCCTGAGGGGTGGCTTTCTTGTCAAAGCTCCTCCTGGGCAGACACAGGTCTCCTTACCTTCTGCGCTCAAGCACAACCTTTCCTTCCAAGACAGCTCAGTTTGGTACTGGGCAGCTTCCTGGGTGTTCCAGAGCCCAGGAGAAGCAAGGTGGCTGTCCCCTCGGCACAAGCACCCAGGACCCTGCAGCACATGTCGCAGGAATGGGGGTTTTCTCCAGGGACCCGCAGCCACGAGCTCTCATGTCCGAGAGCCCAGTCCCATCCTGCTGGAGTGCCTGTGCCCTGATTTGATCGGTTTGGAAATATCAAAGATGTCTGGAATGTGTCTCTGCCTCTGGTGTGGTGCTGCCCGGTCCCGCTCCCTCCCGTGTGGTGCTGGATGTTTCTCAGGCTCGAGCAGTTGCCCGCCCTATGCTTCCCACCATACgcctgagcagagctggaggagctgaggACTGGAGCATTCACATCACCCGCCTGCGGCTTTCCTGTGGGTCCAGCTCCCTTCTGACACCGCTCCCAGCTCCCTTCAGATGCcatctcaggggaaaaaagatctAGCAGATGCTAGAAGTCAGCTCTGCTGAAGCCCCTGACCTGGGTGGTGGTGAAAGAGGAGGTCCTGGACAGGAGGATACTCCGGGGGACTCACCCCTCACGAGCTCTGATGCTCTGATAAAGCATCACCCATGCTTTTGCTTGATCAGGATATACCGAGTACTCTGTTTGCCTTATACTTCTATTTAAGCCAGATGTCTCCTTGTCTCTGGTACATCTTCCTTCTCCCGTTGTACATCATAGGGACAGGTATTATGGACCTGACTTCATTCTTCCacaagctgggtttttttacaaggGAGGAGGTCAGTAAATAATGAATACCTTTGGGTGGCATCTTGcagcctgttttatttttcccgGCTCCCTGGTGTGGGTGAGTTGGGCTACCAGTTGTCCCAGCAGTGCAGTTGCTTGTTCTCTTTGTGCTGACTCAGTCTTGGGGCTGTATTGAAATGACACCAGTaacatctttgttttgttttgtttattacataatttaaacattttgctgataaagttttttttttgtcaatgaccattttttttcatatagcaacagaagaaaaaaaaataatcaggctCCAAAACTTGAAACAAAGGTGAAATCGGTGGCATGGCAACTtcagccccttccccccccccccctccccccccccctttacttattttttccaaaaggcatttgaaattaatttttctttcagcaaattGCACTGTTTAAAAGTGGAGGTTCAAAGACCATAACCCACGAGcttcttcccacccctcccctgCACCCTGGAAACCCCAATCCCAGGCAGTCGCGTGGATCTGCAGGgataattcttttcttttccataccTTCCCAAAGACATATTTCCAAACCATTCCCAGAACTGAACAACCAGTTACAAaccccccgtcccccccccccccccggtccCGTGAGTTTTGCTGAGCGGATACACGAAGGCGCAGGTAAGACTAGTAAGACAGAACGTACTCATCACCCGTACCACAACGCTACGTCTCCAAGGCATGCCGTCCTAACCGCAGTGGGATGGGAAGCCGGCAGGCTCACCCTGCGCCCCATCCTGCGTAcctgagggagggagggatgatCTGAGATGGCTCTCGGATGTGtcacctgcctgccttctccatCTCCTGTGTTTTATCTCCCTGTGCCTTTTCCTCAGTGAAAACCTACTGTCCTTCCTCCCCCTTCAGAGAGGCATCGCTGCCCCAGGGGGGTGAGATCCCTCTctttgcgtgtgtgtgtgtgttttggaggCTGGTTGCCACcaattgctttttctcctcctgcttgGAGCCAAGACACGTGGGTGTGACGCCTGGCGAGGAGGGGAGGCTGTCTGAAATCACTTCTGTGTTGGGGTGCAGAGGGGCGAGACACTGAAAAACTGAACATGTAAGAACGGGTGGGGAGGAGTCCAGCTACATACGTGGGTGTCTCATGGATGAGATGTCCCGCCACGGGCACCGGCCTAGCGCACCAGCTAAAGGGAGCTCAGTAGGGTATTGGTGAACAGCTTGAAGTGGCTGAAGACCTCCCTGGAGAAGGGACATCCCTGCACTCAGAGTCCCACATACACTCACCACCCTCTCTGCTTTGGCATCTCCGTATCTCCTCACCCCATGGCATATGTACGCAACCACCTGGAGATAccagagctggtgctgagggCTTTGGCTGATGAATTTACGACAGTTCAAGAACAAGCCTCTCCATGTGGAGGGAAATCCCTGGCAAGGAAAGACCTCTTCTGGACTTTGGGCAAGTCACATCACTTCTGtctctcctgctttcccttctgGGAAGGGCCGTGCCTCCTTGGAAGCTGTTAGCTATTGCTCACGAAACCCTGCCTGCTGCAAAGAGCCTGTGGCTGTAGGCTACCTGCTTTTGCCCAAAGTTGCTTGCTGTTATGGAGATGTCAGCAGCATTCAGCAGGTCACCAAATTCAGCACTATGTCTCATCTTGGGAGCTTCCACGAGAGCAGCTTGTGACCCTCCATAAACTTTTGTGACCCTCCATAAacttttaaggaagaaaaaaaaaaaaaaggtaatttttgaTCTTTCCCTAAAATGCCCTGGAGGACTGTTAGCCTTCAGGTGTCTCAGTGTGATGATGTCCCTTGCTGGGGACTGGGAGCTAGTCACAGCGCTGCCCTAGGAAAGCCACAAAGCCAACATGGGCAATGGTTGTGCTTTGGGAGAGGGTGGTGCTGTGGACCAGCCTGAGCCTAGTTAGCCCAAATGGGTGGGGAGTGTGCAGGTGTCCAGGAGCTATAGGCAGCAGGGCTATACCCAAAGCAACACAAGGTTAGATGGagcaaagggagaggaaaaggtgTGGAGTAAAGCAGGACCATACCTTCCTCCTTGTGGCTGTGGCCTTTCCCAGGGCTTCTGCAGGGTCCTTGCaccccagggatgctcagcaggGCAAGGGCCTGCTTCAGCAACCCTCCTCTCTGCAGGTCTTAAGTAATTTTCTCTTGCTCCATGTTACCTGCCCCCTTTTTAATGCCAGCATCTCCACTAGGATCCATCCTTGGCATTTGAGGGCACGTcgcaggcaggagagcaggagccTGGCATGTCCCAAGGGATGTGTGAAGTAGCCACAGCCAGTTTGGGAGGGGGAAAGTTTCATGCATTTAATAAACTCTTCAAGGAGAGGGTaggagcagagggagaaaggggaagTTTACAGACAGAAACAGAGAGCTGGAGGATGGGGATGGACCCAAGCCCCCATGAAGCTCAGTGGGGTTTGGGGCAAATTCTCACCAGAGGCTTTGGGTCACTACCTGCTGCTACTTCCCTCATTTTTTGGCTTCACAAATGGTAGGTCcctttttcagtgctgtgggCTGCCCCCTCCAACACTGAGTCAAGAGTTAGAGCATCACCCCAACTCCACTTGCCTAAGGGGTGGCTTGGTTTCACTTGCAGCCAAGGCAAGGTGAGACACATCCCCCCTAGTCATGCTTTGGCAGCAGTGCTTGCCAAGGCTTCTGCTTCCCTTCAGAAATGCCCTCCCTGTGATTTTTCAGGGCCAGGAAGAGGGTTTTGTGAGCTGGGTTGTCTTACTGCTGCCCTGAGGAGGTTCACCTGCCGTGGGGCACCAAGCCAGCTGGGTTACAACTGCCTGTTGCCAACCAGGATTCATTTGGTCGTCATGTTGAGAGATCTAACGGGCTC
Above is a window of Falco biarmicus isolate bFalBia1 chromosome 11, bFalBia1.pri, whole genome shotgun sequence DNA encoding:
- the LAMC2 gene encoding laminin subunit gamma-2, with translation MAGCWLLPLCGLVASLLPAARSANGGEVCDCNGMSRQCVFDWHLLRETGNGYRCLGCQGNTEGARCERCKEGFFRQRERGCCLPCRCHPQGALSPQCSSDGRCSCKPGVMGKKCDQCQPGFESLSEAGCQRSGQTLQCECDPAGSTGDCISGRCVCKASATGQRCERCKRNFYNLDAGNPAGCSPCFCYGHSAVCVSADNHSIYNITSTFQQGAEGWRGIHQSGSPAQLQWSPRHQDAFIAARRSEPIYFVAPAKFLGNQQLSYGQMLSFDYRLDRGGRQPSPHDVVLEGDGLRVTAPFLPQGKVLPCGISQMYTFRLDEHPSSKWSPRLNHFEYRRLLGNLTAIWIRATFGEYSTGYIDNVTLVSAQPVAGVPAPWVEHCECPAGYGGQFCERCAPGYRRGDPHLGPFSICMPCNCQGGGICDPDTGECYSGDENVANSVSCPFGFYRDPRQPHSCRACPCSNGQGCSVAPGGEEVVCDQCPLGAAGANCEYCADGYFGDPAASRACQPCRCNGNVEPNAVGNCDRRTGECLKCIYNTAGFYCDRCKDGFFGNPLAPDPADKCRACACNSAGAEPLKCGRDGSCICKPGFEGPNCEESECPACYSQVKAQVDLYLRQLAELELLFSEVQAGGGAESQELEGRMQLAEEMLRSILREALSLQASDRSLESRVGRMKGQGSRFWSRLDEIKATMERLRSLGSQYETQVQDTRQLLERARLDLDRSTAALRRVTVPVSNLPGGSNQFLMLAQEALRLANSHAQAANTVEQAAKAAREDARQALQLVRTAAGGEAAASGSLRGLLGKYEEVKLLAGGLKAEADGVASDADKAYQGSLVLLNSMSRLTKTDIGSFEGEATRLKQDASALLSLVDTYLAQYRQLQSRTGRWEEEIKQLLRQGEGEESGKRLTLTQLLSRANLARSTALQAVSAGNATFYEVEQILKSLRGFNLQADDKRREAEDAMRRLPIISSMVASAREKTDRAEAILGTAASESKAASSAAGEAKEITAGIQQEITRLKVEANKTADGVLALEKAVASLQREAKEVDAEFTRKFSEVEADAAVIQETAQEAQEVHAKAGQAGVVVQEMLSALEELLRLMNQPGAVDEDGLKQLEMNFRKAKTRSNQLKDEMSELEQTAALQKARVRVLESSIDEILVDIKNLEDIQRNLPPGCYNTKAIELP